The Naumovozyma castellii chromosome 5, complete genome genomic interval TCCTCTGTACTCAAAGATTATTGATGATACGATCTTTTTGCCAAGCAAGGAAGAGACATTGACGCAAAGAAGGAATAAAGGAAATAGTGAACCACTTGCGAATACTAAGCAATCTGCAAATGACACCcaggatgaaaatgatgctTTTGATCCTATCGACTCATCCTCGCAGCCACCAAGTACAGGAGAGCAGGATAGTACTAGACGCCAATATGAAGGTCTAGAACCTATAGAAGAGCAATCTCAAGAAATCTCCGCAGAACCAATGAACATACCTATGAAAGATGTGGACGGTTTACCACACGCTAATGAAAGTTCAGAAATATGAGTAAAAAATACTCTTGTTGCTTCAATATACACTGGCATCCTCtaaaatataatcaaaTATGTAATTATATACCCATACCTAAAGCGATAAACAGCAACTTGGTGAAACACTTATTCTCCAtataattgaattaatATTAGCTCAATAATGCGAATCAGAATAAGTGACGAATCAATCTATAAAACTACTTAGCATTCGTAGCCAAATTCCAAGTCGTATTAGGATTCATGATGGTAGAATGggttattattgttgttgttattgtttCGGATTGAGTTTTCCGGTATCTCTTGAACTCCGGCAATATTATCATATGTCACTGGTAAccttttattattcaaggGACTCCTTTGGAAAGAGGAATCTACCTCTGTCTGCATGTTATTTAGCGTTGGAAGCTCGTTCTCTGAGACTAGTGCTTGTTTAAGATTCACACGTTGAGCTTGAATCTTCCTTTGCAATTTCtgttcttccaattctttgatTAGTTCACTAACATCATCAGGTGATAACTGTAGTGTGGAAGCTGGTCGCCTAATCATACTCGTTCACATTAACTGACTATGCCTCACTTTCTTAGTTTGTATACCTTGCATCGATTGACGATTAAGTTTTATCATAGTGTGTGGGGaggaaaaaaaagattGTGATCCACTGACAAAACAAAGAGCctaatttgaaaaattccaataaataGCCTTGTTGGCGCAATCGGTAGCGCGTATGACTCTTAATCATAAGGTTAGGGGTTCGAGCCCCCTACAGGGctatttttttgttttctgAAACTCGACCCTGTTTTGgcaatttttctttttccaCATCTACTGTTTGTAATATAATATGAATTATACCGTGACACGAAGTGTTTTATAAgtttcttattctttttatatCCTAAATTAATATACACAAAGATGACTTTTAGATCAATTACCCAAAAGCTCATCTATTTATACTTTTTATCTAACAACCATTTTGCATGATCCCAAACCAATTCACTCAGTTCCTTTGCGCAGTAATTTCCAGTAGcacaacaaatatttcttctcgAAACATTTCGTTGTACTACCTATTCTACGCCACGTTCGAAATCCATCTCACGTCTCGTCATGACTAATAATGCATGCTCTATTGTGCGCACAACTCATGCATTACTAATGTGACCTCAATATCCCATTGTGCGATAATGCACACATGGGCAAACTCTATCAACTATGTCATCATCCATTCGTCAATGTCAGATAACCAGTTCCCACGATCTATACTGTGTCCTCTAGTCTATCTCGTAGCACATACTGACACTGGCTAGTTCCGGACACACCCAGCCACCATGTTCAGAatcatatttttaatacactcataaaaatatatcacACTGTTCTTGAATCCATTTTCTACTAATTTTCCttgttattttctttcaaaaggAACAGTTCTTAGGCCTATACAGGATTGTGTTGTAATTTGGCCTCATAGACAAGTTCATAATACCTTTTTTTCGAACTTTCGAAGGGGACCAAAACGTCATCGCGAAAAAAAACTCCGACCATTTCTATtgtctttttcaattcaagaATCACTTATTATCTTTATCTCTCGCTTAATTAAAAGTGTCTTGCATTCTCTGCACTCAACTATCTTTGGTATTTGACAAATCCTCTTTTTCCTAAATACCCAAAACTATGATCTCATCTAAACCCTGGAGACACTTGACTCTATTTTTCTCTTATTGATTGTTAGTAAAGTCATACACCTGGGGTCTGTAGGGAATATATATACTAAGTTAATTTGTCCTGAATTTGGATCCAGTCAAAGTGGGGTTTGTATTTGAATGCTATTTTTCCATACGGGAAACCCCCAATGGGAAGACAATGCTAGTATGATGTACACAGTGagtaaatattttctaaGACAGTTAATCTTCTCatgattcattattatgTGATCAATTCGCTGTTTAATATACACACTAGAAACCTAAAAAGAATACTAACATAAAATATTGACAACTGAAAGATCAAAGCTTAGTTAACCAAAATAAAGTGAAAATGGGAATACAACCATACTAATAaacataataaaatttcacTCCAGAAAAAATAGAGGAATAACCATTGGAGACACTATAAGAATAGAAAAAAGACCCATAAGCAAACCCATTTTGAGTTCTGACATAAATTTGTGATGGAACTGAATTGTTAATACAACCCAACAAAGGAGTGTTAGAATATTAGCTACTATCGTTAGGAAGCGAAGCTTCACccaatttttaaaataaaggaaaaggCAGATTGTGTAGCCACCCTcaaaaatcaaaaacaaaCCAAGTGTTATCAAAGTCAGTAGTAAAGCTGCGGGTTCCCTTGTACCGTATGGCCATCTTTCAGCAAGTACGACTTGGGTGTTTTCGTGAAACTCGTCGGCCTGAGTTGGTACTTGTTCTTTTTCCACATCTACTGTTCTTGAATCCATTTTTTACTAATTTTCCttgttattttctttaaaaataaacagCACTTAAGTCTGTCTATACAGGATTGTGTTGTAAGTTGGCCTCATAGACAAGTTCATAATACCTTTTTTTCGAACTTTCGAAGGGGACCAAAACGTCATCGCGAAAAAAAACTCCGGTCAGTCATCTGCAAGACCGTGGAATATGGAAATGGGATCATTGTTATTCACATGTGATCTATATCTTTGTAGACTTTGTGTTTTAGTGTTTTTAGTTACATGGGTTACTCTGTCCCCATATTATTGGttggaattatttttctAAAAGGGCACAGCTATGCATGGAATTTTTTAGCAGGCATATATGTTAGTGTTGGCATATATCCGAGAAAACATCTGATGTGATGTATGCCCCAAATGCTAGAACTAGACACATGTGAGATAAAAAACAATATGTATAAGCTATATTCAGAATATACATTCAATTGTATAAACGATTCCCATTATAGAACATTTTGTTGGTTGACTAGATTACATGTTTCACTTATAAACCACTTCCAATTAGTATAGCTACATCTGCTGCCGCTGCCCCAAACAATAGGGAAATCCCCAAACGTCCCCCCTGCTCAATGGAGTCGTTGGTTCTTCTACAAACCATAAGAAGAACATTGCAGAGACCCAATAGTATAAGACCGGCCGACAATAAACCAACGATAATTTTAACTAGTATTGAAAAATCCCATTTGGACAAAACCACTAGGGGTAAAGAACAAAGTAATAGGGCAATAAGGTTAATAATTATTACACGCGCAACATACCAGCGACggtcttttcttcttcttttctgtCGTGCTTTTTGTTTTGCAGACCTCAATGCCTCAGGATCATCGTCCCAGCTCCTTAAGCTATCGTCCTCGCTGAACTTTTGTGGTACGGGTTCTACCCTAGACTCGCGTGGTGTTGGCCCTTCTGATGTCAAGCTTGCCTCATCCGGAGTTGGCCCTTCTGGTGTCGAGGCTTCTTGTTGCACTGGTAATTCATTTGTGTGTTTTGATGTTTGTGCCAATAGTGTTGTTTTAGCCGCCGAGGTCTGGACCTCGTCAGCTGAAACAATGGGTGTTAAGTCCCCCATGAAAACCTCAACTCCCACTGTTCCTGATCTCTTTCTTACAGTTTTTGAAGTCATTTGTCACAGCTCTGTAATTGAATTGTTAGAGTGAGATCCTTTGCTCTGAATTGGCGTATACTTAAAGTGGAGTTTGTGGTACCTTACTTTATATATGATTTTAGGGAAATGCGCGATGCGCTGCGAAACGAGGGTAACACCAACAGTGATAATAACGACAGGATAAAACTGTACCAAATGTTCTTACgtataaatatattacaaTATTCTATAAGTGGCTCAGCACCACACATgcaaaaatattttaaaaaaacaTTGCTTGGCCAGCTCTTCTCTTTCACACCTAAGTTCCTCTCTGCGAACATCCAAGTCCATTTGCCTTCTGCCTGTGTCTAGATCCATATCCGTCAATCCAACCATAAATTCTCTTTTCCTCATGTACAAGTTATGGACAAAGTAACATGCTAATAAGATGGGAAACGGTAAAAaaaacttcaaaaaataattctgCATCCGCTGAGGTCCCACCCAAAGGAAATAAAGAAGTCCAAAAAGATGCCACTAGGTCAGAGAAGAGAACAATAGTACCATACCACGACCCCCATACACCTGTTTGAGACAAAAATGGAAGTTCATCTAAGGATCTATTCTGCTTTGCCATGGCCTGTCTGACCCTAATATGCGATAAATTGATGGCCATCCAACGGAATATGGTGAATAATCCAGAAAGGGCACTTAACCAGGTGAAGACATCTGCCTGTCTATCACTAGCAGCCACAAACGATAATAGCCCAAAAAATAATGTGAATATGATAGCGTTCATGGGTCGGCCTTTTGTATCAACACGGTTTAAAATTCGGGGGACATTACCGATGTGAACCATGGCAACCATACATCTGGAACATGTATAGACTGCACTATTGGCTACGGAAATAATAGATATCAAGATAATGGCGTTCATCAAGGTAAGCAAACCTTTATTGCCACCGTTTTCTATGGCAATGACTAGAGGGGATGAGGCTGCATCAACGAAACTGGTACGACTTAGTAGTCTTGGATTGTCGTAGGGAACAAAGCAACCAATCAAAACTTAGAATTGTGACGTATGATGCAGTGATGAACTAGAACGTTCTCTTGGCCGCCTTGGGAATAGTAATTCTTGGATCTTTATTTTCGACTGGCGACACAGCAGTCATTTCGATCCCACTGTAGGAAAATGCAGCTATAACAAATACAGAACACAACCCTTTGAATTTAGTCCCTGAGTTATGACCCACAAATGAACCAGGataattccaatattgGCCATCAATGAAACTACCGTGTGGACCACCACCACATGCTAACACAATCCCCAAAATAGTGAATCCAATAATGGCAAGAATCCTAACCATTGATAAGACAAATTCTGTTTCACCAAAGGATTTTTCCATTctaaatattatttttgaattgaacCATCCGTAAACAATTAGCTAATTTCGTATATTTTTATAACTTTATATCATATACTCTTTGGCTTTGATTTAACTAAATTCCTTCCTGTAATTAAGTCCATTGCAGAACTCCCCATTTTCCTTCCAAAAGTTACCGTCGTTCGTAACCATGGCTTAAGTACAATCAAGAATCCTGTCCAAGCAACACTTTGCAAAAAGGGCATCACTAATATATCTCTTAAAATAACTTTCGAACATATCACCGCCTTCTCTACTCTTGTTAGCTCTGTTATTGTACTGCGGGGGAACGTGGCCttgttctttattatatattcCTTGGTTTCCTTCGCCACTGCTCTTTTAAAGGTCTGCTCCACGCGTAAATCTGGAATATTTAACACTTCTTTGCCCATTGGTTTCTTAACTACTTGAGAGTATCACAACTGAACTGATTGGTAACCTCTCCAATCATCATAACTCAGAACATTCATCCGAAACTCACAActtaaattatatataatcAAGAGGGTTACCCCGATCTCCATTTAATCGTAAATAACATCAcgttgaaaaatttagaaaacaGTGTTAAAGTGAAGGACAACCAGTTTGTTAAAGCTTTAAACCGCCAAGAAACCTTTAGTGGAAAGGCAACTAAGCTACGATAGAGTATCCAATCATTATACAATGAGCGAAGCAGGACCACAAGTAAAAATTAGGGAAGCTACGAAAGATAACGTGGATTTTATCTTATCTAATGTGGATTTAGCATTAGCTAATTCCTTCCGTAGAGTGATGATTGCTGAAATCCCCACCTTAGCTATTGATTCAGTTCAGATAGAAACAAATACTACCGTGCTGGCTGATGAATTTATTGCTCACAGGTTAGGGTTGATTCCATTACAAAGTTTGGATATTGAACAGCTGGAATATAGTCGTGATTGTTTCTGTGAAGATCATTGTGATAAATGTTCTGTCGTGTTAACTTTACAAGCATTTGGGGAAAGTGAGAGTACTACCAATGTGTATGCCAAGGATTTAGTGattgtttccaatttacTTGGTCGTAATATTGGTCATCCAATCATACAGGATAGAGAAGGGAATGGTGTGTTAATATGTAAACTAAGAAAAGGacaagaattaaaaataacGTGTATTGCCAAGAAGGGGATAGCCAAGGAACATGCGAAATGGGGTCCTGCAGCAGCCATAGAATTTGAATACGATCCATGGAATAAATTAAAGCATACTGACTACTGGTACGAACAAGATGCTACTAAGGAATGGCCAAATTCTAAGAACTGTGAGTACGAAGACCCTCCAAATGAAGGcgaattatttgattataAAGCTAAGGCCGAAACATTTTATATGAATGTGGAAACTGTCGGGTCCATACCTGTGGACCAAGTTGTTGTCAGAGGTGTAGATACACTTCAAAAGAAAGTTGCATCTATATTATTAGCATTAACACAAATGGACCAAGAAAAAGTTAATTTTGCCACGAATCCCAACGGTGTCAGTGGCCGTGAGGGCATGATGAATGGAGGAGACAATGATGTTAATATGGATGGTGGAATGGAACAAAACTCATACGCAAATGTCGCTAATCCGGGAGGTGCATATGATAATGCTTGGTGAGCAATGAATGTAATTATATAATCAATACAAATCGTAAACGAAAAACTAACCACCAGTATATTTTAATCCTAACTATTGTCTACGTACAGTTTGGTAGTATATTGAAGTGTAACTTACCATTACTATACCTAAAGGTGGTTAGTTTTATTACGTTTTTAGCCGCAATAGGTAAGTACAAAAGAAAGAGGGTATACAACAATGAGTAAACTagtaatatatttgatttaaCAGTCATGATGTGCACCGATTTAGTGTTGTATTTATTCTTAGTACTAATTGTTCAGCAGATCGATTGCTATCTTTAACGGGGGTTTATTACTGGGGTCGGAAATATATTAATCGTTGCTTACCTAATCACAAAAAAATGTCAGCCGATGCCAATAGCAGACAATTAAGTTTATAgaaaaaagatttatttCTAAAGTTAACATTTTGATGCAGATGgtaatataaatatataatggATGATCAAATCGAACGACAGGGCTcttgaatttatttttatattctACAGGAATTGTTGCATTCCAGAATATACATGCGGAGGAGCTACTAGACCAAAACAGTAAGATAAGGTTTCCGGGCTTCGGGAAAGTTAGTACTGGACAAGAGAAAAAGGCTAGAAAGGCTGTTACATGGTACATTGAAGGCAATGGCGGTATTCCCAcactttttctttgatcAGTTTTTGTTTGGACATCTCTGTTCGCTGATAACGTTAATGAACCTTTAATTGGAGCGATAGTTAAGGCTTCCTTACTGTAATGGTAACTTGACTACAAGACGTGTAACAAACCCACCTACAGATAGATGTGTATTGGAACTTGTTTCTGTTAATACTATGACACATGATACTACACAAAGCACCACAAGAACCAATAATCTTGCACTGTCATAGCCAAATGTTACCGAGTCTCCTAATTTTCGTAAAACGTTATCGAAGAATAAATTCtcaattcaagaaatcaCAAAACTGACTGCGTGTCAAGCTTGAGCTTGTGATGTTTATtcataaataaaaaataaaattgattaCCATAGTATAAAACACATTAATCAGCTAATTGTAGACAAAGTTTCAGTTCCTGTTCCCGTGGGGGAAGCCCTAATAATGTACGTCTCGATTTCCGTAGAATATGTCGTTGAGCTGGCCCAAGTCCCTTGTGAAGTATGATCCCTCGTGATATGAGTGGTACCCATCATATAATCTGTCACCGTGGTTGTAACGTAGCTCGTTGCAGTAAGGGTACTAGTTGTGGTCCCCGTGGCAGGTTTACCGTCACTACCCGTTGTGGAATAATACGAAATAATCTCCGATACAGTCATATCATCCTCTGTCAATGTGCTAGTGTGTGGTGGTGGGATCGAAAATGAAAGAGTTGACGTAGTGGTTCCCACGTATGGAAGATTCGTCAGTTCAGTTAACCATGGAGGATACCCTGAGGTAGTAAAATAACTCACTACTTTAGTATAGGTCTTGCCACCATTAACAGAAGTTGTAGTGTATGGGGAGGGAAAAGTCAATGatggaataaaatatttagtGATGCCCACCGTACTTGGTAACCCATCAGAAGCCAGTGTTGTTTCATAGGAAACTAGTTTGGTTATAGTTTTTCCGGCGTATGGTGCCGTCGTTATTAAAGGGTTTGGGAGAGGTAGCTGGTAAGGACAGAGGCCAAGTGATGATTGATCTATATTTGTTTGACAATTGGAGGGCTTAGCATCTCCATTAgttttcattataataACAAGTGCGTATTCATCACCATTGTAATCTAAAAATGTTCCTGCAGTTGAAAGCGCCGGATCCATGCTCAGACCTACGTCGACAAGGTAAGACCCAGAAGAAACTGTAATATTGACTATACCagtgatattattaaaaataaaagtggGCCTTTCCGGAGTAGTTTCGGCTGAACCAACAACTATCATGATACGTCCGTTTGAAAAGTCAGCTGCTCTCACAACTGGAATAGAATCTGGTAACTGTTTACCAAAAAACCTAATCCATGAGTAACCATCCTCGACATATATTGTTTGATTAAACGATTTGGAAAGATCGAATGCTGGAAAATTGCCTTGATTGAGAACTACACAACCTGTTCCCACAATACttgaaatggaaatagTTGCTTGTCCAGTAAAGTAAATATCTATTACACCGTCGTTAACAATTCCACTGGCGGGCCCCTCAATGGTGATTGGATTATCAGGAAAATTGAAGTAAATCAGAcctttattaataaaacTTTCAgttattgataaattaacGGCACCTCCTCCATAAAAAgtcaagaaattattattaatcaatGTCGTGGCTTGTAAGGCTTGCGTTCTTTCAACATTTTCCGCTTGAAGAAACATCGGACCGTTGTTCGTAATTGTTCCTGATGAAATTGTCCCGAAGTTAGAATTCCCCAAACAAAATACACCATTGTTTGCTATGTCACcattttccattgaaattggtacACTTCCTTGACTCAAAAACGAAACGGCAAAACCGGCATCCACTGTCACATCCATATCGAGTAGTGGAACATTAAACACCACGTCTCGTGTAATTTCCACACCTAGAGCTGGGTGCATTAGAAAGCACAGAAGCGTAGACACATATATGCTGCTTTTATAAAAcaacatttttcaaaatatatatatttgattttattattatttctgTTGTGGAGCAAAGTGAagtgaagaaagaaaacgACATCCTTGAGAATTAGTGCTCTGTTATATAACACATATTTTATGGTTCAAACAAATTTCTACCCTAGCTGAACAGTTAAGAATAGAATACTAAACACAATTACGCATAGTGAAAATCCCTTTACAGGGAAGAATTTCCCATTATAGTAGATCTGATTCCTGCGGTTGTTTTCTTTCCACACTAAGTCCTTTAGAGACCTCATTTGTTGGTAAATCTCAGAGTATGCCCCCCAGAGATAAAATGTCTAAAATATCCCTGCATGTAACCAATTTATCCTGAAAGAAGGTTAGAGTTGTGCCAATCTTTCAGGAggaatatttgtttgtaTTCCGTTTTTAGCATACTGCCAAGTTTTCTTACAAGCGCGAGTCACTAAGAAACGGACGGAGAAAGCTAGTCTTGGTGAGCTCACATTTCGTAATGCCAAATGCAAGATTATAAATCTGGAAAATATCCCACAATCACACACTATCTGTAACGCCACTTACCTCCCAAAAGCGTAAATCctttcaatgaattcaatCTTTGACTCCTTGAAATGATCTTTTCTTATAGGACTTCCAGTtgtctttttttttcttttttatttatttttttggaagaGTCTGTGAGTGTCAGTAGTATCGCATTAATGTAATTGTTTTAGGTGCAAGAACATACAGTCACGACTACAAGCTAAATATGCTAGTTTACTGGTAGGTGATATTGTTTCAACTCCAGCCTCCGTAGGAAAAGCCCTGATAGCGTACGTCTCGATTTCCGTAGAATATGTCGTTGAGCTGGCTCAATTACCTTGTAAACTCTGATCCCTCGTGATATGAGTTGTACCAATCAGATATAATCAGTCACCGTGGTTGTAATGTTAATCGTCGCAGTAAGGGTGCTAGTTGTGGTCCCAGGGATGAGTTATTGCAGCAAGCGGGCGgttaaatttttggaaaaaaacATCGAACAGTGAAAAAATTGTAtgtcaaatattttctaaCAGAAGGTCATCGCAACATTGAAGAGGGATAAAACTACCACAACTTAAGGAATAAAATGGGTTCTAAAGATAGCAATGAAGATGTGGAATACCTGAGAGCGCTTGAACTACAAAGAAAAGCCTTTGAAAGTCAATTTGGATCGCTGGAAGCTATGGGATTTGATGACCAGACTAAGGATTTAAATCTTGAATCGTCAAATGATGGGAGCGGGGATGACGATGTATCGGACCGTGTAGAAGATCGCAAGTTTGATGGAGAGAACCATGAATCCGATGTTGATGATAATTCagacaataataatgaatttactGGATTTTCcgaagaagaaaccaatGAACACAGTTTATTGGTTAAACCCAAAATGAATAAGCCAAAAGTGATTAAGTTTGATGGACCAACTGATACATATATTGCCCCATCCAATAAGGAGAAGAAGTTATTGAGTAGTGGGAAGACTTTAATACATGCAATTGTGAAGGAGcaggaacaagaagataGAGATGATAAGAAGGATCTCAACGAAAATttagaggaagaaaatttacaaaacGATATTGAATTGCAACAGTTTTTAAGAGAATCACATCTATTGAGTGCCTTTTCTAACGCCTCCTCCGGTGTGACAAGTGGGGTTGGTTTAACTCTAGAAGGTATGCATGGGAGTAATAGTGATACTATTGCATACCAAGATGACCAAGTCATTGGAAAGGCTAGGTCACGTACTTTAGAAATGAGACTGAAGCATCTTTCAAAAGTGAATGGACATACCAGCAAAATAAGCAAGTTGGAGAAAGTGCCGATACAGGTAAGGAAAGGAATGATTGAGAAGCATAAAGAAAGAATCAAGAGATACGAACAAGACGCTGCAGAAGGTGGTATCGTGCTTTCTAGAGTAAAGAAGGGTCAATTTAGAAAGATCGAATCCACTTAtaagaaagatattgaaaggCGTATTGGTGAGAGtataaagaagaaggatgAAGAGAGAATGGCCAAGAGAGAACGTGGACTAAAAATCAATACAATTGGTAGATCAACTAGAAATGGTCTAATAGTTtcaaaagatgaaattgaacgTATTGGTGGTGGAGGAATGAGAGGCAGAGGCGGATTTAGAGGTAGAGGCGGAGGGAGAGGAGGTAGAGGAGGAGGCAGAGGAGGAAGCCGTGGTGGAAGAGGTAATAGAGGTCGCCGTTAGCATGTTACATACCTACATAGAGATATAGAATCCTTTCGTTCTTACAAACAACTAGTGCATATTTATCTCTGATACATAATGTCCATTAATCTCTCAACTATCGCACTTGTCATATTTTATGTCATCGCAATCGCTATCTGGCAATATCAGCTTATGTAACACTATGTAACGCCGCTCGCCAGAATAATTTTATCGAGCACCCCGTGCATCAGCAATATATTACTTgacaaaattgaaattcttgaCTTCTCCATCAAAGCCAATGTGAAGCCAACCGGAAAGGCGTACTAGCACAATAGATTAGATCAGCAAAGGCTAGTTCAAGATCAGATCCAAGGCTGACGCAAAGTTGTACTTCTAAAAGACATCATACTATAGTCAACACTCGTTTTCATTAACTACAGTAACTAACCTACGGTAAGCAGTTGATAAGATGACGCAAGAATTTGCTGATAATACTAATCCGTCTCTTTTCTATCCACCTTTAAATAACTCTGATAATAGTATTTTGGATAAGTTCAAAAGACAGAATCccaatgaaaatgaaacgTCATATAGCCTAGAACCCGAAGATTTGGCACAACAGGAAAATACATTATTTCAAAGGCTACCATCAGCAGATGTATCTTCATATCATGGACCAAAATCACATTCAGCTCACACTCTTGTGAACGATaaggaaataataaatcaagaacaaaattattttgagaTAATGAACCCCTCGACGTCCgtttccaaatcaaatgCTGGTGGAAGTGTCTCTGAAAGCCCGTTGCAAGTCCATGAACATAGCATTGAAAGTATGCATGACTATTCGCCTATGTTTGCTAACAATATCCCTATAACTAACAATACTGCCGATTTTGAACTCAATTCGTTCATGGAAGAGATTTCCAAATCTCAATCGACAGAGTCAAATAATCTAGAATATGGGAGCAGTTTTAGAAAGAGTGCATCCTCCATTTCATCTAATAAAGATTTTAAGAGACCCAGTTTTGAACACATTTCTCCCCTAGTATCGCCGGCTCTGCTTGCCAGGAAACCTGCAAAGAGTCAGGATATGGAAATATATCTACCAGTTTCATCAACGACCATGAAGATGAACTCTTCTAGCTTTATGAATATATCGCAAGGGTCGGAGCTTAATGCTAATAATACCAATCGTAGCCATCATCATAGGCCGTCGcaaaatttggaaactaAAGTCGTTCTGCCCTCTTCTGATTTTGAATCCATTTTTAAATCTGTTTCGAAAGATAAGAGAATAATTAGGGCAACTAAATCACCAGTAATCAAGCCACGAAATACGAGAA includes:
- the CDC26 gene encoding anaphase promoting complex subunit CDC26 (ancestral locus Anc_7.199), encoding MIRRPASTLQLSPDDVSELIKELEEQKLQRKIQAQRVNLKQALVSENELPTLNNMQTEVDSSFQRSPLNNKRLPVTYDNIAGVQEIPENSIRNNNNNNNNPFYHHES
- the NCAS0E01800 gene encoding uncharacterized protein, with product MESLVLLQTIRRTLQRPNSIRPADNKPTIILTSIEKSHLDKTTRGKEQSNRAIRLIIITRATYQRRSFLLLFCRAFCFADLNASGSSSQLLKLSSSLNFCGTGSTLDSRGVGPSDVKLASSGVGPSGVEASCCTGNSFVCFDVCANSVVLAAEVWTSSAETMGVKSPMKTSTPTVPDLFLTVFEVICHSSVIELLE
- the NCAS0E01810 gene encoding uncharacterized protein; its protein translation is MNAIILISIISVANSAVYTCSRCMVAMVHIGNVPRILNRVDTKGRPMNAIIFTLFFGLLSFVAASDRQADVFTWLSALSGLFTIFRWMAINLSHIRVRQAMAKQNRSLDELPFLSQTGVWGSWYGTIVLFSDLVASFWTSLFPLGGTSADAELFFEVFFTVSHLISMLLCP
- the NCAS0E01820 gene encoding uncharacterized protein (ancestral locus Anc_7.195) gives rise to the protein MGKEVLNIPDLRVEQTFKRAVAKETKEYIIKNKATFPRSTITELTRVEKAVICSKVILRDILVMPFLQSVAWTGFLIVLKPWLRTTVTFGRKMGSSAMDLITGRNLVKSKPKSI
- the RPB3 gene encoding DNA-directed RNA polymerase II core subunit RPB3 (ancestral locus Anc_7.194); its protein translation is MSEAGPQVKIREATKDNVDFILSNVDLALANSFRRVMIAEIPTLAIDSVQIETNTTVLADEFIAHRLGLIPLQSLDIEQLEYSRDCFCEDHCDKCSVVLTLQAFGESESTTNVYAKDLVIVSNLLGRNIGHPIIQDREGNGVLICKLRKGQELKITCIAKKGIAKEHAKWGPAAAIEFEYDPWNKLKHTDYWYEQDATKEWPNSKNCEYEDPPNEGELFDYKAKAETFYMNVETVGSIPVDQVVVRGVDTLQKKVASILLALTQMDQEKVNFATNPNGVSGREGMMNGGDNDVNMDGGMEQNSYANVANPGGAYDNAW
- the NCAS0E01840 gene encoding uncharacterized protein yields the protein MLFYKSSIYVSTLLCFLMHPALGVEITRDVVFNVPLLDMDVTVDAGFAVSFLSQGSVPISMENGDIANNGVFCLGNSNFGTISSGTITNNGPMFLQAENVERTQALQATTLINNNFLTFYGGGAVNLSITESFINKGLIYFNFPDNPITIEGPASGIVNDGVIDIYFTGQATISISSIVGTGCVVLNQGNFPAFDLSKSFNQTIYVEDGYSWIRFFGKQLPDSIPVVRAADFSNGRIMIVVGSAETTPERPTFIFNNITGIVNITVSSGSYLVDVGLSMDPALSTAGTFLDYNGDEYALVIIMKTNGDAKPSNCQTNIDQSSLGLCPYQLPLPNPLITTAPYAGKTITKLVSYETTLASDGLPSTVGITKYFIPSLTFPSPYTTTSVNGGKTYTKVVSYFTTSGYPPWLTELTNLPYVGTTTSTLSFSIPPPHTSTLTEDDMTVSEIISYYSTTGSDGKPATGTTTSTLTATSYVTTTVTDYMMGTTHITRDHTSQGTWASSTTYSTEIETYIIRASPTGTGTETLSTIS
- the FAF1 gene encoding Faf1p (ancestral locus Anc_7.192); the protein is MGSKDSNEDVEYLRALELQRKAFESQFGSLEAMGFDDQTKDLNLESSNDGSGDDDVSDRVEDRKFDGENHESDVDDNSDNNNEFTGFSEEETNEHSLLVKPKMNKPKVIKFDGPTDTYIAPSNKEKKLLSSGKTLIHAIVKEQEQEDRDDKKDLNENLEEENLQNDIELQQFLRESHLLSAFSNASSGVTSGVGLTLEGMHGSNSDTIAYQDDQVIGKARSRTLEMRLKHLSKVNGHTSKISKLEKVPIQVRKGMIEKHKERIKRYEQDAAEGGIVLSRVKKGQFRKIESTYKKDIERRIGESIKKKDEERMAKRERGLKINTIGRSTRNGLIVSKDEIERIGGGGMRGRGGFRGRGGGRGGRGGGRGGSRGGRGNRGRR
- the PHO4 gene encoding phosphate-sensing transcription factor PHO4 (ancestral locus Anc_7.191), translating into MTQEFADNTNPSLFYPPLNNSDNSILDKFKRQNPNENETSYSLEPEDLAQQENTLFQRLPSADVSSYHGPKSHSAHTLVNDKEIINQEQNYFEIMNPSTSVSKSNAGGSVSESPLQVHEHSIESMHDYSPMFANNIPITNNTADFELNSFMEEISKSQSTESNNLEYGSSFRKSASSISSNKDFKRPSFEHISPLVSPALLARKPAKSQDMEIYLPVSSTTMKMNSSSFMNISQGSELNANNTNRSHHHRPSQNLETKVVLPSSDFESIFKSVSKDKRIIRATKSPVIKPRNTRRRSSFNNDIIKENPREMELPAKKSSSAVEKKDVSKTKKQLSHRESEQERRNRLNNAISSLESLLPKDLKDSVAIPSKAGTVELAVKYIKQLHERLGI